The following are encoded in a window of Phaseolus vulgaris cultivar G19833 chromosome 3, P. vulgaris v2.0, whole genome shotgun sequence genomic DNA:
- the LOC137807507 gene encoding RNA-binding protein involved in heterochromatin assembly dri1-like, whose product MSWSGGDWMCGVCEHINFKKREACQSCGYPKYGGPDPSTYRYNRTEALAGDWFCNCGGHNYASRSNCYRCGAMKDDYSSGYGNNSGGYGSDTFPPGWKSGDWLCPRLGCGVHNYASRTECYKCKMPRDFGGAD is encoded by the exons ATGAGCTGGTCTGGAGGAGATTGGATGTGTGGTGTCTGCGAGCACATAAATTTCAAGAAGAGGGAAGCATGCCAGAGTTGTGGATACCCCAAGTATGGGGGACCTGACCCTTCAACCTACAGATATAACAGGACTGAGGCTTTGGCAGGGGACTGGTTTTGCAACTGTGGAGGTCACAACTATGCCAGTCGATCAAACTGCTACAGATGTGGTGCAATGAAAGATGATTATTCTTCAGGATATGGCAACAACTCTGGAGGATATGGATCTGACACTTTCCCCCCAGGATGGAAGAGTGGAGACTGGCTTTGCCCAAG ACTTGGATGTGGAGTGCATAATTATGCTAGCAGGACAGAATGCTATAAATGCAAAATGCCAAGGGATTTTG GTGGTGCAGATTGA